The following coding sequences are from one Synergistaceae bacterium window:
- the hpt gene encoding hypoxanthine phosphoribosyltransferase, whose amino-acid sequence MDYKVGEILISAKEIQYKIKEIAARIRKDYSGEELVCICVLKGASVFFTDLLRAIGPEVDIRMEFLTISSYGLSTKSSGVVQIQQDISTDISNKNVLIIEDIIDTGVSLAYLKKLFNTRSPKSFEMCVLLDKKECRTTPVQIKYSGFIIPNKFVVGYGLDYAGKFRHLSSLHIVEPIL is encoded by the coding sequence GTGGACTATAAAGTGGGAGAAATACTGATTTCAGCAAAAGAAATACAGTATAAAATCAAAGAAATTGCAGCTAGAATTCGCAAGGATTACTCTGGAGAGGAATTAGTTTGTATTTGTGTATTAAAAGGGGCCTCGGTCTTTTTCACAGATCTTCTTAGAGCAATCGGTCCTGAGGTCGATATAAGAATGGAATTTCTTACGATTTCATCATATGGACTATCTACAAAAAGCAGTGGAGTTGTACAGATACAGCAAGATATAAGCACTGATATATCTAACAAAAACGTTCTTATAATAGAAGATATCATAGATACGGGGGTATCTCTTGCATATTTAAAAAAACTTTTTAACACAAGATCTCCCAAAAGTTTTGAAATGTGTGTGTTGCTTGATAAGAAAGAGTGCAGAACGACGCCTGTTCAAATAAAATATTCAGGTTTTATCATCCCCAATAAATTTGTAGTGGGTTACGGATTAGATTATGCGGGAAAATTCCGCCATCTGTCTTCTTTACATATAGTTGAGCCGATTTTATAG
- the tilS gene encoding tRNA lysidine(34) synthetase TilS, with the protein MIKDINLLSGEKIQSTGVRQGWWNSEGLVMAISGGADSVCMLWLLKNFYKGRLVAAHLDHTTRNGQSHEDASFVFNLCERWGIKCYVKRLKVYEERLAGESFEMAARRERYTFFNEVVEKEKLFFIAVGHSADDVVETQLMNLFRGTGLPGLRGIPPVNRNIVRPIINFRRSELRKVLKQNNISWREDSSNEDSSYLRNKIRNELIPWIHDNVNKNFESVMLGLAKQIEVELSERSKRTANLLDKVSFLLPPSLVSWHSNKIKKISKEELADILRMQGNRLQLPTLSRKRTEELVLLLKKGGFWRFQWARDIEVCYSERGIGWLHRKDVEESLNKNNKITKNEMLPWWAR; encoded by the coding sequence GTGATTAAAGATATTAACCTTTTATCTGGAGAAAAAATACAAAGTACCGGTGTGAGGCAGGGTTGGTGGAACTCCGAAGGGTTAGTAATGGCTATTTCCGGCGGTGCTGATTCTGTCTGTATGCTTTGGTTACTTAAAAACTTCTATAAAGGGAGATTAGTGGCAGCACACTTAGATCACACGACAAGGAATGGACAATCACACGAAGATGCTAGTTTTGTTTTCAATCTTTGTGAGAGGTGGGGAATAAAATGTTACGTGAAACGACTAAAAGTATATGAAGAAAGATTAGCGGGTGAATCTTTTGAAATGGCTGCTAGGCGTGAAAGGTATACATTTTTTAACGAAGTTGTAGAAAAAGAAAAGTTATTTTTTATTGCAGTGGGGCATTCTGCAGATGATGTCGTAGAGACTCAGCTGATGAATCTATTTAGAGGCACTGGTCTTCCTGGATTACGTGGAATTCCTCCAGTCAACAGAAATATAGTTCGGCCTATAATAAATTTTAGAAGAAGCGAACTAAGAAAAGTCTTGAAACAGAATAATATCTCCTGGAGAGAAGATTCAAGCAATGAGGATTCCAGTTATCTAAGAAATAAAATAAGGAATGAACTTATCCCATGGATACACGACAACGTAAATAAAAATTTTGAAAGTGTCATGTTAGGGTTGGCAAAACAAATTGAGGTCGAATTATCCGAACGCTCCAAACGTACTGCAAATCTTCTTGATAAAGTATCGTTTTTGCTGCCTCCTTCACTAGTTTCATGGCACAGTAATAAAATAAAGAAAATTTCAAAAGAAGAATTAGCCGATATTTTACGTATGCAAGGAAATAGATTGCAACTTCCGACTTTATCGAGGAAAAGAACAGAGGAACTCGTGCTTTTACTTAAGAAAGGCGGGTTTTGGCGCTTTCAATGGGCAAGAGATATAGAAGTTTGCTATTCAGAAAGAGGTATTGGCTGGTTACATAGAAAAGATGTAGAAGAATCATTAAATAAAAATAATAAAATAACAAAAAATGAAATGCTTCCGTGGTGGGCTAGATAG
- a CDS encoding ATP-dependent metallopeptidase FtsH/Yme1/Tma family protein, whose protein sequence is MKKTSRNIGMYILLIVLAVALVSNFLNPEIKNIQESEVTYSQLLKEIKSGNVASVKIEQEKIKGTFNNGEKFITHTVDLSDSARLAMYFSENGVDVEVIPPKKTSWLATLLTALLPPLLLISVWIYFMYNMQGGGSKVMGFAKSKAKMFLDNKPKVTFDDVAGCDEAKEELEEVVEFLKSPDKFTKLGARVPRGVLLLGAPGTGKTLLSRAVAGEANVPFFSISGSDFVEMFVGVGAARVRDLFEQARKFQPSIIFIDEIDAVGRHRGAGLGGGHDEREQTLNQLLVEMDGFEEGTGVILIAATNRPDILDPALLRPGRFDRQVVVDAPDLKGRSEILKVHLKNKKVSKDVDLDVLARRTPGFVGADITNLVNEAALLSARRGKKRLEMPEFEEAIDRVIAGPERRSRIISKKEREIIAYHEVGHALVASKIEGSDPVHKISIIPRGHMALGYTLQLPEEDRFLISRQELFDKITILLAGRTAESLRFGDVTTGASNDLKRSTQIAREMVTQFGMSDRLGLVTLGKKEHEVFLGRELVEDRNYSEEVAYAIDQEVRSIIDEAFNRAKKILEENNDRLENITALLLEKEVLDGDLLVDLLEYPQKEKQELESKNNSESQKSELSEEA, encoded by the coding sequence TTGAAGAAAACTTCCAGAAATATAGGTATGTATATATTATTGATTGTACTTGCAGTAGCTTTAGTAAGTAACTTTCTAAATCCTGAAATAAAAAATATACAAGAATCAGAAGTAACTTATTCACAGCTTCTTAAAGAAATAAAATCCGGAAATGTTGCAAGTGTAAAAATTGAACAAGAAAAGATTAAAGGTACGTTTAATAATGGAGAAAAGTTTATAACTCACACAGTTGACCTATCTGATTCAGCTAGATTAGCTATGTATTTCAGTGAGAACGGTGTGGATGTTGAGGTCATTCCTCCTAAAAAAACTTCTTGGTTGGCCACGCTTTTGACCGCATTGTTGCCTCCACTACTTTTAATTTCAGTTTGGATTTATTTTATGTACAACATGCAGGGTGGAGGAAGCAAGGTCATGGGCTTTGCCAAAAGCAAAGCGAAAATGTTTCTGGACAATAAACCGAAGGTCACGTTTGATGATGTCGCCGGATGTGATGAGGCTAAAGAAGAATTAGAAGAAGTTGTAGAATTCTTAAAATCTCCGGACAAGTTCACAAAACTCGGAGCAAGAGTCCCCAGAGGAGTACTTTTATTAGGAGCACCTGGTACTGGTAAAACCCTCCTTTCAAGAGCGGTTGCCGGAGAAGCAAACGTTCCATTTTTTAGCATAAGTGGTTCGGATTTTGTGGAGATGTTTGTTGGAGTAGGAGCCGCAAGGGTTAGAGATCTTTTTGAACAGGCCAGAAAATTTCAACCATCTATAATATTTATTGATGAAATTGACGCGGTGGGCAGACACAGAGGGGCGGGACTAGGAGGAGGCCATGACGAAAGAGAGCAGACTCTAAATCAACTTCTAGTTGAAATGGATGGTTTTGAAGAAGGAACAGGCGTAATCCTTATAGCTGCAACAAATAGACCTGATATTCTTGACCCAGCACTGTTGCGCCCCGGCCGCTTTGATAGGCAAGTAGTGGTTGATGCCCCAGACTTAAAAGGAAGAAGCGAAATTCTTAAAGTTCATCTTAAAAATAAAAAGGTCTCTAAAGACGTAGACTTAGATGTTTTGGCACGTAGAACACCGGGTTTTGTGGGAGCAGATATAACAAATTTAGTTAATGAAGCTGCTCTTCTATCGGCAAGAAGAGGTAAAAAGAGACTAGAAATGCCCGAATTTGAAGAAGCAATAGACCGTGTTATAGCTGGGCCTGAACGTAGAAGTAGAATTATAAGCAAAAAAGAGCGCGAGATAATTGCTTACCATGAGGTCGGACACGCATTGGTAGCAAGTAAGATCGAGGGATCAGATCCTGTACATAAAATATCAATTATTCCAAGAGGGCATATGGCACTGGGTTATACCTTGCAATTGCCGGAAGAAGATCGGTTCTTAATTTCGAGACAAGAACTTTTTGATAAAATAACAATCTTATTAGCAGGTCGTACTGCAGAGTCCCTGCGTTTTGGAGACGTAACCACCGGTGCTTCTAATGATCTCAAAAGATCAACACAGATAGCCAGAGAAATGGTTACTCAATTTGGCATGAGTGATAGGCTGGGACTAGTTACTCTGGGCAAAAAAGAGCACGAAGTTTTTCTTGGAAGAGAACTTGTGGAAGACAGAAATTATAGTGAAGAAGTGGCTTATGCGATAGATCAAGAAGTGCGCTCTATAATTGATGAAGCTTTTAACAGAGCAAAAAAGATACTTGAAGAAAATAATGATAGGCTTGAAAACATAACCGCCCTCTTACTTGAAAAAGAAGTGTTGGATGGAGATTTGCTTGTAGATTTGCTTGAATATCCGCAAAAAGAAAAACAAGAGTTGGAAAGCAAGAATAATTCTGAATCTCAGAAAAGTGAGCTTTCAGAAGAGGCTTAA